Proteins encoded in a region of the Coffea eugenioides isolate CCC68of chromosome 4, Ceug_1.0, whole genome shotgun sequence genome:
- the LOC113768669 gene encoding phosphatidylinositol transfer protein 3-like, which yields METGGKNSLIVEKREGEASSINPPTQQIMREADINGTVDEQGGDQSNEVEKNKVCLMRAVVENQDPSCKEVDDLTIRRFLRARNLDVEKASDMLLKCLKWRIMFVPSGHISSSEVPNEIAQNKMFVQGIDKKGRPIAVLIGARHFQNEIGGLDEFKRFVVFTLDRLGSRMPPGQEKFLVIADLQGWGYCNSDLRAYLGALSILQDYYPERLGKLLIIHVPYIFRAVWKALYPFIDKNTKKKIILVKDKRLKATLLEDIDESQLPETYGGKLRLLPIHEDAQPTT from the exons atggAAACGGGAGGGAAAAATAGTCTAATAGTGGAGAAAAGGGAGGGCGAGGCTTCTTCGATCAACCCTCCTACACAACAAATAATGAGAGAAGCAGACATTAATGGTACTGTGGACGAACAAGGTGGTGATCAGAGCAATGAGGTGGAGAAAAACAAAGTTTGCCTCATGAGAGCCGTAGTTGAAAATCAAGATCCTTCTTGCAAG GAGGTTGATGATCTAACAATCCGAAGGTTTCTTCGTGCTCGGAATCTAGACGTAGAGAAAGCTTCTGATATGCTCCTAAAGTGCCTGAAATGGAGAATAATGTTTGTTCCCAGTGGCCACATTTCCTCTTCTGAAGTTCCAAATGAAATAGCACAGAACAAGATGTTCGTGCAAGGAATAGATAAGAAGGGACGACCAATTGCTGTACTCATCGGAGCCAGACATTTCCAAAACGAAATTGGAGGTCTAGACGAGTTCAAAC GTTTTGTAGTTTTCACTTTGGACAGATTGGGCTCCAG GATGCCACCCGGGCAAGAGAAGTTCTTAGTAATTGCAGATCTTCAAGGATGGGGGTACTGTAACAGTGATCTCCGTGCCTATCTTGGAGCTCTATCCATCTTGCAG GACTACTACCCGGAAAGACTTGGAAAGTTGTTGATTATTCACGTGCCTTATATATTCAGGGCGGTCTGGAAGGCTTTGTACCCATTTATTGAcaaaaataccaagaaaaaG aTTATCCTTGTGAAGGACAAACGGCTGAAGGCGACTCTACTTGAAGACATTGATGAAAGCCAACTTCCTGAAACTTATGGAGGCAAACTACGTCTGCTTCCCATCCATGAAGATGCCCAACCAACAACATAA
- the LOC113768345 gene encoding probable beta-1,4-xylosyltransferase IRX10L, with protein sequence MRNWRWGLIGIVFLSFVIRTEAWKFSKAQHEHTERISGSAGDVLEDDPVGRLKVFVYELPSKYNKKILQKDPRCLTHMFAAEIYMHRFLLSSPVRTLNPEEADWFYTPVYTTCDLTPNGLPLPFKSPRMMRSAIQLISSNWPYWNRTEGADHFFIVPHDFGACFHYQEEKAIERGILPLLQRATLVQTFGQRNHVCLKDGSITIPPYAPPQKMQAHLIPPNTPRSIFVYFRGLFYDVGNDPEGGYYARGARASVWENFKDNPLFDISTEHPTTYYEDMQRAIFCLCPLGWAPWSPRLVEAVIFGCIPVIIADDIVLPFADAIPWEEIGVFVAEKDVPKLDTILTSIPTEVILRKQRLLANPSMKQAMLFPQPPQSRDAFHQILNGLARKLPHDRSTFLKPGEKILNWTAGPVGDLKPW encoded by the exons atgaggaactGGAGATGGGGTTTAATTGGgattgtttttctttcttttgtgatCAGAACTGAAGCTTGGAAGTTTAGCAAGGCTCAACATGAACACACTGAAAGAATTTCAG gtAGTGCTGGTGATGTCTTGGAAGATGACCCAGTTGGAAGGTTAAAAGTTTTTGTCTATGAGCTTCCCAGCAAATACAACAAGAAGATCCTGCAGAAGGATCCCCGATGCCTCACTCATATGTTTGCTGCTGAAATATATATGCATCGTTTTCTTTTATCAAGCCCTGTTCGAACCCTCAATCCTGAGGAAGCTGATTGGTTTTATACCCCTGTCTACACAACCTGTGACCTGACTCCTAATGGCCTCCCCTTACCCTTTAAATCACCACGTATGATGAGGAGTGCAATACAGCTTATTTCTTCTAACTGGCCTTACTGGAATAGAACTGAAGGTGCTGATCACTTCTTTATTGTGCCCCATGATTTTGGTGCTTGTTTCCACTATCAA GAAGAAAAAGCCATTGAAAGAGGGATTCTCCCGTTGCTTCAGCGTGCTACGTTGGTCCAAACTTTTGGGCAACGAAATCATGTTTGCTTAAAGGATGGTTCAATCACCATTCCTCCATATGCTCCTCCACAGAAGATGCAAGCCCACTTGATCCCTCCTAACACTCCTCGATCAATATTTGTTTACTTCCGAGGGTTGTTCTATGATGTGGGAAATGATCCAGAAGGTGGCTACTATGCAAG AGGTGCTCGAGCATCTGTGTGGGAGAACTTCAAGGACAACCCTCTCTTTGACATTTCGACCGAGCATCCAACAACCTACTATGAGGACATGCAGCGAGCTATTTTTTGTTTGTGCCCGTTGGGATGGGCCCCATGGAGTCCTAGATTGGTTGAGGCTGTAATATTTGGTTGTATCCCAGTAATCATAGCAGATGATATTGTGTTGCCATTTGCTGATGCAATACCATGGGAAGAAATTGGGGTCTTTGTAGCAGAGAAGGACGTCCCAAAGTTGGATACAATTCTCACTTCAATCCCAACAGAAGTGATACTGAGGAAGCAGAGATTGCTTGCAAACCCTTCAATGAAGCAGGCCATGTTATTTCCCCAACCGCCTCAATCGCGTGATGCTTTCCACCAGATCTTAAACGGACTTGCTCGGAAGTTGCCACATGACAGGAGCACTTTCTTGAAACCCGGCGAGAAAATCTTAAACTGGACAGCAGGCCCTGTGGGTGACCTGAAACCTTGGTAG
- the LOC113768609 gene encoding pentatricopeptide repeat-containing protein At5g50990 produces MMMTRIVAGKWRFSISLLPSQLNYSATFSSRPQLLIPPAQQSYNSDTGYQTLVQILEACKSSHDLRTVIAMHAKIVKHGYGMYPSMLSLLISIYVTCQCHNLACELQKEISYRNVDIVSANLIISSFMKIGEINIAKKIFQNVPSRDVVTWNSLIGGCVKNASFQEALSTFREMLRRQIEPDGFTFASTIAACARLGALHHGKWIHSLMIEKRIELNYILSSALVDMYAKCGQINTAKEIFDGVQRTDVSIWNAMINGLAIHGLALDAIAIFSRMKGENVLPNSITFIGILTACSHCGLVEEGRKYFDLMRTLYLIQPQLEHYGAMVDLLGRAGRLEEAYGIIKEMTVEPDIVIWRALLSACRMHKNSELGEVAIEKISHLSSGDYVLMSNIYCSIKKWDSSEGVRYMMKEKGVRKCSGKSWLEFGGAIHQFNAGDKSHCEAILIDKVLESLIHRTKTEGFMSETDLVFMDVSEEEKEENLNYHSEKLAVAYGILKSSPGAEILISKNLRTCLDCHSWMKVVSKLLNRVIIVRDRIRFHRFERGTCSCRDYW; encoded by the exons ATGATGATGACAAGAATAGTGGCTGGAAAATGGAGGTTCTCCATTTCATTGCTTCCATCGCAGTTGAACTACTCAGCCACTTTCAGTTCAAGACCTCAACTGCTTATTCCTCCTGCACAACAATCTTATAATTCAGATACAG GCTATCAGACACTTGTGCAGATTCTTGAAGCATGCAAGTCCTCTCATGATTTGAGAACTGTGATCGCAATGCATGCTAAGATTGTTAAACATGGGTATGGGATGTACCCATCTATGTTGTCATTGTTGATATCCATATATGTTACCTGTCAATGCCACAACCTTGCTTGCGAATTGCAGAAGGAAATTTCGTACCGGAATGTTGATATTGTCTCTGCAAATTTAATCATTTCAAGTTTCATGAAGATAGGAGAAATTAATATTGCCAAGAAGATATTTCAGAATGTGCCTTCCCGTGATGTAGTCACTTGGAACTCGCTGATTGGAGGTTGTGTAAAAAATGCTTCATTTCAGGAAGCATTGAGTACTTTCAGAGAGATGTTGAGAAGACAAATTGAACCAGATGGATTTACATTTGCATCTACTATTGCTGCTTGTGCTAGACTTGGAGCTCTTCATCATGGGAAGTGGATACATAGTTTGATGATAGAGAAAAGAATTGAACTAAATTACATCTTATCTTCTGCATTGGTAGACATGTATGCAAAATGTGGACAAATTAACActgcaaaagaaatttttgaTGGTGTCCAACGCACTGATGTTTCTATATGGAATGCGATGATTAATGGATTAGCAATTCATGGCCTTGCTTTGGATGCTATTGCAATATTCTCAAGGATGAAAGGGGAAAATGTCTTGCCCAATTCAATAACTTTTATTGGGATTCTAACTGCATGTAGCCATTGTGGCTTGGTTGAAGAGGGTCGCAAATATTTTGATCTGATGAGAACCTTATACTTGATCCAGCCACAGCTTGAGCACTATGGAGCCATGGTTGACCTGTTGGGGAGAGCTGGTCGTCTAGAAGAAGCCTATGGAATAATTAAGGAAATGACTGTCGAACCTGATATTGTTATATGGAGAGCATTACTCAGCGCCTGCAGAATGCATAAGAACTCTGAGTTGGGTGAAGTAGCCATTGAAAAGATTTCACATCTGAGTAGTGGAGATTATGTTTTAATGTCAAATATTTACTGCTCCATCAAAAAGTGGGACAGCTCTGAGGGGGTGAGATACATGATGAAGGAAAAAGGTGTTCGTAAATGTAGTGGAAAAAGTTGGCTGGAATTTGGTGGTGCAATTCACCAATTCAATGCTGGTGACAAATCACATTGTGAGGCTATTCTGATAGACAAAGTGTTGGAATCATTGATCCATAGAACCAAAACAGAGGGGTTTATGTCTGAAACAGACTTGGTTTTTATGGATGTTTCTGAGGAGGAAAAGGAGGAAAACTTGAATTATCACAGTGAAAAGTTGGCTGTGGCCTATGGGATACTAAAATCAAGTCCTGGGGCTGAAATTCTGATATCCAAAAACCTTCGGACTTGTCTTGATTGCCACTCCTGGATGAAAGTTGTATCAAAGCTATTAAACAGGGTGATAATTGTGAGGGACAGGATTCGATTTCACAGGTTTGAGCGTGGTACCTGTAGCTGCAGAGACTATTGGTAG
- the LOC113767708 gene encoding glycine--tRNA ligase, mitochondrial 1-like has protein sequence MDAAQEAHNREAFRQAVVNTLERRLFYIPSFKIYRGVAGLYDYGPPGCAVKANVLASWRQHFVLEENMLEVDCPCVTPEVVLKASGHVDKFTDLMVKDEKTGNCYRADHLLKDFCKEKLEKEPNLSDEKKAEFRHVLAVLDDLSAEELGAKLKEYGIVAPDTKNPLSDPYPFNLMFQTSIGPSGTLPGYMRPETAQGIFVNFKDLYYYNGSKLPFAAAQIGQAFRNEISPRQGLLRVREFTLAEIEHFVDPADKAHPKFSEVAKLEFLMFPREDQVSGRSARRIPIGEAVAQGIVNNETLGYFIGRVYLFLTYLGIDRDRLRFRQHLANEMAHYAADCWDAEIECSYGWIECVGIADRSAYDLRAHTDKSGVPLVAHEKLPEPREVEKLVIAPVKKELGLAFKGNQRMVVEALEAMAEKEALELKATLESKGEAEFHVCTLDRVVTIKSNMVTISKEIKKEHQKVFTPSVIEPSFGIGRIIYCLYEHSFYTRPSKDGDEQLNVFRFPPLVAPIKCTVFPLVQNQQYEEVAKNIARSLTAAGISYKIDITGTSIGKRYARTDELGVPFAITVDSTSSVTVRERDSKQQIRVDVDEVASVIKEVTEGQSTWADALWKYPTHSS, from the exons ATGGACGCTGCTCAAGAAGCCCACAACCGAGAAGCTTTCCGGCAGGCCGTCGTTAACACTCTCGAACGCCGTCTATTCTACATCCCCTCATTCAAGATCTACCGTGGCGTTGCTGGCCTCTATGACTATGGCCCTCCTGGTTGTGCCGTTAAGGCCAACGTCCTCGCCTCCTGGCGTCAG cATTTTGTATTGGAAGAGAATATGTTGGAAGTCGATTGCCCTTGTGTGACCCCAGAAGTAGTGCTGAAGGCATCGGGACATGTTGATAAGTTTACTGATCTTATGGTGAAAGATGAAAAGACTGGGAATTGTTACAGAGCTGATCATTTGCTAAAGGATTTCTGTAAAGAGAAGCTTGAGAAAGAACCTAATCTCAGTGATGAGAAGAAGGCAGAATTCAGGCATGTTCTTGCAGTTTTGGATGATCTTTCTGCTGAAGAGTTGGGTGCTAAACTTAAGGAGTATGGAATTGTTGCTCCAGATACCAAGAATCCTCTTTCTGATCCCTACCCTTTTAATCTTATGTTCCAGACCTCAATTGGGCCATCTGGAACGCTCCCAGG TTATATGCGCCCTGAGACAGCTCAAGGCATCTTTGTGAATTTCAAGGATTTGTACTACTACAATGGGAGCAAGCTCCCTTTTGCTGCTGCGCAGATTGGTCAAGCTTTTAGGAATGAG ATTTCTCCACGCCAAGGTCTTCTCAGAGTCCGTGAATTTACACTGGCCGAGATTGAGCACTTTGTGGATCCTGCGGACAAGGCTCATCCAAAATTTTCTGAAGTTGCAAAGTTGGAGTTTTTGATGTTCCCTAGGGAAGACCAGGTGTCAGGACGATCAGCAAGGAGAATTCCTATTGGTGAAGCAGTTGCTCAG GGGATTGTGAACAATGAAACACTGGGATATTTCATTGGGAGAGTGTACCTTTTCTTGACTTATCTTGGGATTGATAGAGATCGGTTGCGGTTCCGCCAACATCTGGCAAATGAGATGGCACACTATGCTGCGGACTGCTGGGATGCTGAAATTGAATGTTCTTATGGTTGGATTGAATGTGTTGGTATTGCTGATAGATCAGCTTATGATTTGCGTGCTCATACG GATAAAAGTGGCGTCCCTCTGGTTGCACATGAAAAACTTCCAGAACCTAGAGAAGTGgag AAACTTGTTATAGCTCCCGTGAAGAAGGAACTAGGCCTTGCATTCAAAGGTAATCAAAGGATGGTGGTTGAAGCTCTGGAG GCCATGGCGGAGAAAGAAGCTCTGGAGTTGAAAGCGACCCTGGAGTCTAAAGGAGAAGCAGAGTTTCATGTTTGTACTCTTGACAGAGTTGTTACCATCAAGAGTAATATGGTGACAATCTCGAAAGAAATAAAGAAGGAACACCAGAAAGTTTTCACACCGTCAGTTATTGAACCTTCTTTTGGTATTGGAAGGATAATATATTGTCTTTATGAGCATTCCTTCTATACTAGACCTAGCAAAGATGGGGATGAACAACTCAATGTCTTCCGATTTCCTCCATTGGTAGCACCCATCAAGTGCACTGTGTTTCCACTAGTTCAGAATCAACAGTATGAAGAGGTTGCAAAAAATATTGCCAGGTCACTGACTGCTGCAGGGATATCATATAAGATTGATATAACAG GTACATCGATAGGCAAGCGATATGCAAGAACAGATGAACTTGGTGTTCCGTTTGCTATTACAGTTGATTCAACGTCATCTGTGACAGTGCGGGAGAGGGATAGCAAGCAACAGATTCGTGTGGACGTAGATGAAGTTGCATCTGTGATCAAGGAGGTTACCGAGGGCCAAAGCACATGGGCTGATGCATTGTGGAAATATCCTACTCACTCATCCTGA
- the LOC113769272 gene encoding uncharacterized protein LOC113769272, translating into MADEGRFSSIIINDKNNYYPSNYKERERNGDKSEEVCSRLVVAMRGMDENLRIGKFEGLNVAAKATKACKELIHKQKLQLMQLVQLLKQIEAQVNSSQDDIFQTLADQRASIQKLFQQAVAYVYATHQSCQSNGTSINMVKLLKITYDHVDSALGSVEIGVENLMTKLGDKMCNPMVQYVNELKTDVVTGTCPNLLAMVEEIGGEMRLRSLQLEEARKKVRAVEKSRIDALNKLRETEGRMEMLKEEQRFLSEINDGSRGHSVSEKSVKLLYAEEDQAKDEKLLWELLRKKRKLQVPDSPFGAKELLGIGTCERYLRSKRAVSPISCRPNKTSQLAGVSPQTPRIEFRTPLGSSPSTTIHQVLSRKRITP; encoded by the exons ATGGCGGACGAAGGACGATTCAGTTCCATTATTATCAATGATAAGAACAACTATTATCCTTCGAATTATAAA gaacggGAAAGGAATGGAGATAAATCTGAAGAAGTATGCAGTAGATTGGTGGTGGCTATGAGGGGAATGGATGAAAACCTGAGGATTGGTAAATTTGAg GGACTAAATGTTGCCGCTAAAGCCACCAAAGCATGCAAGGAGCTAATCCATAAACAAAAACTGCAGCTAATGCAATTAGTGCAGCTTCTGAAACAAATTGAGGCCCAGGTTAATTCTAGCCAAGATGACATCTTTCAGACCCTTGCTGATCAACGGGCATCTATCCAAAAATTATTTCAGCAAGCTGTTGCATATGTTTATGCCACTCACCAATCATGTCAAAGTAATGGCACCTCTATCAACATGGTAAAGCTTCTGAAAATCACTTATGACCATGTTGATTCAGCCCTTGGTTCAGTGGAGATTGGAGTGGAAAACCTGATGACTAAGCTGGGTGATAAAATGTGCAATCCAATGGTTCAGTATGTTAATGAACTTAAAACTGATGTTGTTACTGGAACCTGTCCGAATCTGCTGGCAATGGTGGAGGAGATTGGAGGAGAAATGAGGCTTCGAAGCCTACAGTTGGAGGAAGCAAGAAAAAAGGTGAGAGCAGTTGAAAAGAGTAGAATCGATGCTTTAAATAAGTTGAGGGAAACTGAAGGAAGAATGGAAATGTTGAAGGAAGAACAGCGTTTTCTTTCAGAAATAAATGATGGTTCAAGAGGACATTCTGTTTCTGAGAAG TCCGTGAAGCTTCTATATGCGGAGGAAGATCAAGCTAAGGATGAAAAGCTACTGTGGGAGCTActgaggaaaaaaagaaaactgcaAGTACCTGACAGTCCATTTGGAGCAAAGGAGCTTCTAGGCATTGGAACCTGTGAGAGATATCTTAGATCGAAAAGGGCAGTATCTCCAATCAGTTGCAGGCCAAATAAAACTAGCCAATTAGCAGGAGTTAGTCCACAAACTCCGAGGATCGAATTTCGGACACCATTGGGTTCTTCTCCTTCAACCACAATTCATCAAGTTCTGTCACGCAAGCGCATTACTCCCTGA
- the LOC113769486 gene encoding protein ALF translates to MDPDGFSASLFKWDPRSVMPPPTRFLEGVAAALPPPPQTMYSVRPRELGLGGLEELFQAYGIRYYTAAKIAELGFTMNTLLHMKDEELDDMMNSLSQIFRWDLLVGERYGIKAAVRAERRRLEEEESRRRHLLTGDTTNTLDALSQEGLSEEPVQQEKEAGGSGSGAAGGQTWETVGKKQGRKKKGRASKILTSIEDEDESEGAEEDENGSGGSERQREHPFIVTEPGEVARGKKNGLDYLFHLYEQCREFLIQVQNIAKERGEKCPTKVTNQVFRYAKKAGASYINKPKMRHYVHCYALHCLDEDASNALRRAFKERGENVGAWRQACYKPLVAIAARQGWDIDAIFNAHPRLSIWYVPTKLRQLCHAERSNAAAASISVTGGGGGHTAQLPF, encoded by the exons ATGGACCCTGATGGCTTCTCGGCAAGCTTGTTTAAGTGGGATCCAAGGAGTGTCATGCCACCACCGACAAGGTTTCTTGAAGGTGTGGCGGCGGCCTTGCCTCCCCCGCCGCAAACAATGTACTCCGTGAGGCCAAGAGAGTTAGGTCTCGGAGGGCTAGAGGAGCTGTTTCAAGCTTATGGGATAAGATATTATACAGCTGCAAAGATAGCTGAATTGGGATTTACTATGAACACCCTTTTGCACATGAAAGATGAGGAGCTTGATGATATGATGAATAGCCTTTCTCAAATTTTCAGGTGGGATTTACTCGTTGGAGAGAGATATGGAATCAAGGCAGCTGTTAGAGCTGAACGCCGACGCCTTGAGGAGGAGGAATCAAGGCGGCGCCATCTCCTCACTGGCGATACTACTAATACCCTCGATGCACTGTCCCAAGAAG GATTGTCTGAGGAGCCGGTGCAGCAAGAGAAGGAAGCTGGGGGGAGTGGTAGCGGTGCTGCAGGAGGGCAGACATGGGAGACAGTTGGGAAGAAGCAGGGACGAAAGAAAAAGGGGAGAGCTAGCAAAATCTTGACATCAATCGAGGATGAAGATGAAAGTGAGGGAGCTGAGGAAGATGAAAATGGTAGTGGAGGAAGCGAGAGGCAACGTGAGCATCCCTTCATCGTTACAGAGCCTGGGGAGGTGGCTCGAGGGAAGAAGAATGGACTGGATTATCTCTTCCATCTCTACGAGCAATGTCGTGAATTCTTGATCCAAGTTCAGAATATTGCCAAAGAAAGAGGTGAAAAATGCCCTACTAAG GTGACGAATCAGGTGTTCAGGTATGCAAAAAAGGCCGGTGCAAGCTACATTAACAAGCCGAAAATGAGGCATTATGTACATTGCTATGCATTGCACTGCCTGGATGAGGATGCGTCCAATGCACTGAGAAGAGCTTTCAAGGAGCGAGGAGAAAATGTGGGAGCATGGAGGCAGGCTTGTTACAAGCCTCTCGTAGCCATAGCAGCACGACAAGGGTGGGATATTGATGCCATCTTTAACGCACATCCACGGCTCTCCATCTGGTACGTTCCCACCAAGCTCCGCCAACTTTGCCATGCTGAACGAAGCAATGCTGCTGCGGCTTCCATCTCCGTCACCGGTGGTGGCGGTGGCCACACTGCCCAGCTGCCTTTCTAG